The following proteins are encoded in a genomic region of Coffea eugenioides isolate CCC68of chromosome 6, Ceug_1.0, whole genome shotgun sequence:
- the LOC113774428 gene encoding B3 domain-containing protein At4g34400-like, with the protein MESSRMHDNQRLRAFFKFFIPDSSKERMKIPSAFTSYLKAKLSPRAYLRDRFGNKWPVRVGRIGDDFFFLDGWAEFVEENSVELGDFLVFQYDGHSLYDVKLLGHSACEKKGVGALKVLKHEEEEQMEEACEVKEVEGEEEEEADEANEVKKEEQEEDNWEKEEEEGEEETNEDKQGEMEESNNSLEVNEAETEGEKEQDADEIEQKKEGEGEINEDKQEKEMGKCYSNTIETEANSDYMMEAEDDSTQKEEEGNVEEEPAAKTHSKVATVDSKSSSKGKKKIRGGKHESKAVKGHKRRRRWLIDPYGYDLFKSGCISQPKNPYFVTQKRARRQDALYVPHDILRDHNLKLPQEIILVDQQGREWTSTRNHWKDGRFWYHGGWSSLCRVNIVGFDDICICEFKRKVGGGLYIEVQILHPQDI; encoded by the exons ATGGAGAGCAGTAGGATGCATGATAATCAAAGACTTAGGgcctttttcaaatttttcatccCTGATAGCTCCAAAGAAAGaatg AAAATTCCCTCAGCATTTACATCATATCTGAAAGCTAAGCTATCTCCAAGGGCATACCTAAGGGATCGATTTGGAAATAAGTGGCCTGTCAGAGTGGGAAGAATTGGAGATGACTTCTTTTTCCTTGATGGTTGGGCTGAATTTGTTGAGGAAAATTCTGTGGAGCTGGGAGATTTTTTAGTTTTCCAGTATGATGGCCATAGTCTTTATGATGTAAAATTGCTTGGCCATAGTGCTTGCGAAAAGAAAGGAGTTGGAGCTCTTAAAGTGCTTAAGCACGAGGAGGAGGAGCAGATGGAAGAAGCTTGTGAGGTGAAAGAAGTAGagggagaggaagaagaggaagctGATGAAGCTAATGAGGTTAAAAAAGAAGAACAGGAAGAAGATAACTGggaaaaagaggaagaagaaggggAGGAAGAAACCAATGAAGATAAACAAGGAGAAATGGAGGAGA GCAACAATTCCTTGGAAGTTAACGAGGCTGAAACGGAGGGAGAGAAAGAGCAGGATGCTGACGAGATTGAACAGAAAAAGGAAGGAGAGGGAGAAATTAATGAAGATAAACAAGAAAAGGAGATGGGGAAGTGTTATTCAAATACAATTGAAACGGAAGCTAATTCTGATTATATGATGGAAGCGGAAGATGATAGTACtcagaaagaagaagaaggtaaTGTGGAAGAGGAACCAGCAGCTAAAACTCACTCTAAGGTTGCTACTGTAGACTCAAAGTCTTCCAGCAAAGGCAAAAAAAAGATCAGAGGAGGCAAGCATG AATCTAAAGCTGTCAAAGGTCATAAACGTCGTAGAAGATGGCTTATTGACCCTTATGGCTACGATCTTTTCAAGTCTGGATGCATTTCCCAGCCGAAGAATCCTTATTTTGTTACACAAAAAAGGGCAAGAAGACAAGATGCATTG TATGTTCCTCATGATATTCTGAGAGATCACAATCTTAAGCTGCCACAAGAGATCATCCTTGTCGACCAACAAGGCAGGGAGTGGACTTCAACTCGTAACCATTGGAAGGATGGCAGATTTTGGTACCATGGTGGATGGAGCAGTCTCTGCAGGGTCAACATTGTTGGATTTGATGACATTTGCATCTGTGAATTTAAGAGAAAAGTTGGTGGAGGCCTTTACATTGAAGTCCAAATTCTTCACCCACAAGATATATAA
- the LOC113773079 gene encoding UDP-glycosyltransferase 86A1-like → MGEIQPKPHALLLPYPLQGHVIPFIHLATKLASNGFIITFVITESIHHQITRSKNQTNHCKEGGINIFAEARKSGLDIRYATVSDGFPLGFDRSLNHDQFFEGIVHVFSAHVDEIVGKLVQSDPPVNCLVIDTFYVFASPIARKYNLVNISFWTEPALVFTLYYHMDLLRINGHYDNYDKREDIITYIPGVESIKPTDLTSYLQTDPTTVVHRLITKAFVDIRNSDFVISNTIDELEPQIISVLQENQPFYSIGPILPTGLTKSSVPVSMWSESDCGPWLDTKPKGSVLYISFGSYAHTSKHNIVEIAHGLLLSEVNFVWVLRPDIISSEEADYLPTGYDRLIEYSGMIVPWCSQVDVLSHPAVGGFLTHCGWNSILESIWSGVPMICYPLLTDQFTNRKLVVDDWKIGVNLHDKRSVTREEIAENIRCVMSGKSSDRFKQEIKKVKKTLENALARGGSSQKNLNQFTMDVKKKIRKNQ, encoded by the exons ATGGGAGAGATTCAACCCAAACCACATGCCCTCCTGTTACCTTATCCTCTCCAAGGCCATGTCATACCTTTCATTCACCTAGCCACAAAACTTGCATCAAATGGCTTCATCATCACCTTTGTTATTACAGAATCGATACACCACCAAATAACGAGATCCAAAAACCAAACCAACCACTGCAAAGAAGGCGGCATCAACATCTTCGCCGAAGCACGAAAATCAGGGCTGGACATAAGATATGCAACTGTGAGTGATGGATTTCCACTTGGATTTGATAGATCACTCAACCATGATCAGTTCTTTGAAGGAATTGTTCATGTTTTCTCAGCTCATGTCGATGAAATTGTGGGGAAGTTGGTTCAGTCTGACCCTCCAGTTAATTGTCTGGTTATTGATACTTTTTACGTATTTGCATCACCAATTGCCAGGAAGTATAACCTTGTGAACATTTCTTTCTGGACTGAACCAGCTCTAGTTTTCACTCTCTATTATCACATGGACCTATTGAGGATAAATGGTCACTACGATAACTATG ATAAACGAGAGGACATCATCACATACATACCAGGGGTGGAGTCAATAAAGCCAACCGATCTGACATCTTATCTTCAAACTGATCCAACCACAGTGGTGCACCGGTTAATCACCAAAGCATTTGTGGACATTAGAAATTCGGACTTCGTAATATCCAACACTATAGATGAACTCGAACCACAAATAATCTCGGTTCTACAAGAAAATCAACCTTTCTATTCAATCGGACCAATTTTACCCACCGGTTTGACCAAAAGTTCGGTTCCGGTGAGCATGTGGTCCGAGTCGGACTGTGGCCCGTGGCTCGATACAAAACCTAAGGGCTCGGTTTTGTATATTTCCTTTGGCAGCTATGCTCATACTAGTAAACATAACATTGTGGAGATAGCTCATGGTTTGCTTTTAAGTGAGGTAAATTTTGTTTGGGTTCTTCGGCCTGATATTATAAGCTCAGAGGAAGCCGATTATCTTCCAACCGGATATGACCGATTGATAGAATATAGTGGCATGATCGTGCCATGGTGCTCGCAAGTTGATGTGCTTTCTCATCCAGCAGTCGGAGGGTTTTTAACGCATTGTGGATGGAACTCTATATTGGAGAGTATATGGTCTGGTGTTCCAATGATTTGTTATCCATTATTGACCGATCAATTCACAAATCGCAAATTAGTGGTGGATGACTGGAAAATTGGGGTTAATTTACACGATAAAAGGTCGGTTACACGCGAAGAGATTGCTGAGAATATTAGATGTGTGATGAGTGGGAAATCTTCAGATCGATTTAAGCAAGAGATCAAGAAAGTTAAGAAGACATTGGAAAATGCATTAGCAAGGGGGGGTTCGTCACAGAAAAATCTGAACCAGTTTACTATGgatgtgaaaaagaaaattcgaaaGAATCAATAG